The following coding sequences are from one Phenylobacterium glaciei window:
- a CDS encoding AAA family ATPase, with product MSERQRFEGTDNYVATEDLKVAVNAAIALERPLLIKGEPGTGKTVLAFEIAKALGAEMITWHIKSTTKAHQGLYEYDAVTRLRDSQLGDERVKDVKNYIKKGKLWEAFTADKRPVLLIDEIDKADIEFPNDLLQELDRMEFYVYETNETIKAEVRPIVIITSNNEKELPDAFLRRCFFHYIRFPEAETMNEIVEVHYPGIKQKLVAEALRIFYDMRKVPGLKKKPSTSELLDWLKLLMVEDIDAAALAEKDPTKLIPPLHGALLKNEQDVHLFERLAFLARREGAGSRPGQ from the coding sequence ATGAGCGAGCGTCAGCGTTTTGAAGGCACCGACAATTACGTCGCCACCGAAGACCTCAAGGTGGCCGTCAACGCCGCCATCGCGCTTGAGCGTCCGCTGCTGATCAAGGGTGAGCCCGGCACCGGCAAGACCGTCCTGGCCTTTGAGATCGCCAAGGCGCTCGGCGCCGAGATGATCACCTGGCACATCAAGTCCACCACCAAGGCGCACCAGGGCCTGTACGAGTACGACGCCGTCACCCGCCTGCGCGACAGCCAGCTGGGCGACGAGCGCGTCAAGGACGTGAAGAACTACATCAAGAAGGGCAAGCTCTGGGAGGCCTTCACCGCCGACAAGCGCCCCGTCCTGCTGATCGATGAGATCGACAAGGCCGACATCGAGTTCCCGAACGACCTGCTGCAGGAACTCGATCGGATGGAATTCTACGTCTACGAGACCAATGAGACGATCAAGGCTGAGGTCCGGCCGATCGTGATCATCACCTCCAACAACGAGAAGGAACTGCCGGACGCCTTCCTGCGCCGCTGCTTCTTCCACTACATTCGCTTCCCGGAAGCCGAGACGATGAACGAGATCGTCGAAGTCCACTATCCCGGCATCAAGCAGAAGCTGGTCGCTGAGGCCCTGCGCATCTTCTACGACATGCGCAAGGTGCCGGGCCTGAAGAAGAAGCCCTCCACGTCGGAACTGCTCGACTGGCTGAAGCTGCTGATGGTCGAGGACATCGACGCGGCGGCCCTGGCCGAGAAGGATCCCACCAAGCTGATCCCGCCGCTGCACGGCGCCTTGCTGAA
- the flaF gene encoding flagellar biosynthesis regulator FlaF has translation MSLRAYQQTAARAETSRETEYRLFGQVTRALMEAAKLDPSDLGGRMDALDWNRRMWSAFATDCGAPENALPETLRASIISLAIWVGKHTSLVIRGQDDIQDLIEINRMIMQGLSGGAAEAA, from the coding sequence ATGTCGCTTCGAGCGTACCAGCAGACCGCGGCTAGGGCAGAGACCTCCCGGGAGACGGAGTATCGTCTCTTCGGCCAGGTCACGCGCGCCCTCATGGAGGCGGCCAAGCTCGATCCCTCGGATCTGGGCGGCCGCATGGACGCGCTCGATTGGAACCGCCGCATGTGGTCGGCCTTCGCCACCGACTGTGGCGCGCCGGAAAACGCGCTGCCCGAAACGCTGCGCGCCTCCATCATTTCGCTGGCCATCTGGGTCGGCAAGCACACCAGCCTGGTCATCCGTGGCCAGGACGACATCCAGGACCTGATCGAGATCAATCGCATGATCATGCAGGGTCTCAGCGGCGGTGCAGCCGAGGCCGCCTGA
- a CDS encoding SDR family NAD(P)-dependent oxidoreductase, with product MAASLAIVIGGSGGIGRALARRLGDSPAHDLVLSISRRRPEGWVDTPRQAWIEADILDEESLARAAKHAAGLGAPRRILVATGQLHGPGLAPEKTMRSLDLAALTALFAINAAGPALAAKHFLPLTPRDQPSVFAALSARVGSIGDNRLGGWYGYRASKAALNMLIRTLAIEHRRTRPLGLCVALHPGTVDTDLSAPFQGGVAAEALFSPERSAQALLEVLDTLGPDDNGGFFAWDGTPIAW from the coding sequence ATGGCGGCGAGCCTGGCCATCGTCATCGGCGGCTCCGGAGGGATTGGCCGGGCGCTTGCCCGACGTCTGGGCGACAGCCCCGCCCATGATCTGGTTCTCTCGATCTCCCGGCGGCGGCCCGAGGGCTGGGTCGACACGCCGCGCCAAGCCTGGATCGAGGCCGACATCCTGGACGAGGAGAGCCTGGCCCGCGCCGCGAAGCATGCCGCAGGCCTCGGCGCGCCGCGCCGCATCCTGGTGGCCACGGGCCAGCTTCACGGGCCGGGCCTGGCGCCGGAAAAGACCATGCGATCCCTCGACCTCGCCGCGCTCACCGCCCTGTTCGCCATCAACGCCGCGGGACCGGCCCTGGCCGCCAAGCACTTCCTGCCCCTGACGCCCCGCGACCAGCCGAGCGTCTTCGCCGCGCTCTCAGCTCGGGTCGGCAGCATCGGCGACAACCGGCTGGGTGGCTGGTACGGCTACCGCGCCTCCAAGGCGGCCCTCAATATGTTGATCCGCACCCTGGCGATCGAGCACCGGCGAACCCGACCGCTCGGCCTATGCGTGGCCCTGCACCCCGGCACGGTCGACACCGACCTCAGCGCGCCCTTTCAGGGCGGCGTGGCGGCCGAGGCCCTCTTCTCCCCGGAGCGTTCGGCGCAGGCTCTGCTGGAGGTGCTGGACACCCTTGGACCAGACGACAACGGCGGGTTCTTCGCCTGGGACGGGACGCCTATCGCCTGGTGA
- a CDS encoding tetratricopeptide repeat protein: MPRSAKPTATSPLALESRTAPTPARLSAEAMGSGADRTALNKLNAAIGELKALAVQPLLQSAVNALRKEDHQRGAEWAIKALEQDERSGFAWYMLAIAREMAGDFKGSITCYEAAIALLPDHAELANNLGRLAFRLGQTPVAEQLFRHFLARFPDHPEGANNLACALRSQSRFDEAIAVLKSALTKDPSHPMVWNTLGTVMAEQGDPLNALIFFDEALRQDESLAKARYNRGNMKMAIGEIEASLVDCEAALAQVTLESERQMMRLSRSTILINLGRIGEGWDDYEARLHPQFADSTQFITDRPLWTPGDHLTGKSLLVIGEQGLGDEILFANLLPDVVEALGPEGRLTIAVEPRLIPLFQRSFPTAEVGAHATFTHEGRSMRTVPFMAGRLESVDLCVPMGSLLRQFRRAVSDFPRRERFLTADPARVAHWREVLTSAPAGKKVGLLWKSAVASAGRHRFFSPFEQWAPILATQGVCFVNLQYGDCAQEIEQARRELGVDIWTPPGIDLKKDLDDLAALTCALDLTVGFANATSNIGAACGAPCWLISTPGAWPRVGTDHYPWYPQMRVFLPPGFQQWDAVMVEVAEALTQFAGS; encoded by the coding sequence ATGCCGCGTTCGGCCAAGCCCACCGCCACATCGCCGCTCGCGCTTGAGTCACGGACGGCGCCGACCCCGGCGCGGCTGTCGGCCGAGGCCATGGGATCGGGGGCCGACCGCACCGCGCTCAACAAGCTCAACGCCGCCATCGGTGAGCTGAAGGCCTTGGCGGTGCAGCCCCTGCTGCAGAGCGCGGTGAACGCCCTGCGCAAGGAAGACCACCAGCGCGGTGCCGAATGGGCGATCAAGGCCCTGGAGCAGGACGAGCGGAGCGGGTTCGCCTGGTACATGCTGGCCATCGCCCGGGAGATGGCCGGCGACTTCAAAGGCTCCATCACCTGCTACGAGGCGGCGATCGCCCTCCTCCCAGACCATGCCGAACTGGCCAACAACCTGGGCCGGCTGGCCTTCCGGCTGGGGCAGACCCCCGTGGCCGAGCAGCTGTTCCGCCACTTCCTGGCCCGCTTCCCCGACCATCCGGAAGGCGCCAACAACCTGGCCTGCGCCCTGCGTAGCCAAAGCCGGTTCGACGAGGCCATCGCGGTGCTAAAGAGCGCCCTGACCAAGGACCCCAGCCATCCGATGGTCTGGAACACCCTGGGCACCGTGATGGCCGAACAGGGCGACCCGTTGAACGCCCTGATCTTCTTCGACGAGGCTCTGCGGCAGGACGAGAGCCTGGCCAAGGCCCGCTACAACCGCGGCAACATGAAGATGGCCATCGGCGAGATCGAGGCCTCCCTCGTCGACTGCGAGGCCGCCCTGGCCCAGGTGACGCTCGAATCCGAGCGCCAGATGATGCGCCTGTCGCGCTCCACCATCCTGATCAACCTGGGCCGCATCGGCGAGGGCTGGGACGACTACGAGGCGCGGCTGCACCCCCAGTTCGCCGACTCCACCCAGTTCATCACCGACCGCCCGCTCTGGACGCCCGGCGACCACCTGACCGGCAAGTCGCTGCTGGTGATCGGCGAGCAGGGCCTGGGCGACGAGATCCTGTTCGCAAACCTGCTGCCTGACGTGGTCGAGGCCCTGGGGCCGGAGGGCAGGCTGACCATCGCTGTCGAGCCCCGACTGATACCCCTTTTCCAGCGGTCCTTCCCCACCGCAGAGGTGGGCGCCCACGCCACCTTCACCCACGAAGGGCGCTCGATGCGGACCGTGCCGTTCATGGCCGGGCGTCTGGAGAGCGTCGACCTCTGCGTCCCCATGGGCTCGCTGCTGCGCCAGTTCCGCCGCGCGGTGAGCGACTTTCCACGGCGCGAACGGTTCCTGACCGCCGATCCGGCCCGCGTGGCCCACTGGCGAGAGGTGCTGACCTCCGCGCCGGCCGGCAAGAAGGTCGGTCTGCTCTGGAAAAGCGCTGTCGCCAGCGCCGGCCGTCACCGCTTCTTCTCGCCCTTCGAACAATGGGCCCCGATCCTGGCCACACAGGGCGTCTGCTTCGTCAACCTGCAGTACGGCGACTGCGCGCAGGAGATCGAGCAGGCGCGCCGCGAGCTGGGGGTAGACATCTGGACGCCGCCCGGCATCGACCTGAAGAAGGACCTGGACGACCTGGCGGCCCTGACCTGCGCCCTCGACCTGACCGTGGGCTTCGCCAACGCCACCTCCAATATCGGCGCGGCCTGCGGTGCGCCCTGCTGGCTGATCTCCACGCCGGGCGCCTGGCCCCGCGTGGGGACCGACCACTATCCCTGGTATCCGCAGATGCGGGTCTTCCTGCCGCCGGGCTTCCAGCAATGGGACGCGGTGATGGTCGAGGTCGCCGAGGCCCTGACGCAGTTCGCCGGGTCATGA
- a CDS encoding DUF3429 domain-containing protein has protein sequence MTAPPDTGRSRRAIPPVVLTYGVLGLAPFLAPPLVGLLSPDLSRLAATGLALYGGLILSFLGGARWGIAVAEDQPRASTVTLAMIPTLVGLALLLLPPAAQTAKLVGLAAALSFHLVWDLRSLGLPSWYAALRTLLTAGAVVGLVAGAVLLRG, from the coding sequence ATGACGGCGCCACCGGACACCGGCCGGTCACGCCGCGCGATCCCGCCCGTCGTCCTGACCTACGGCGTACTGGGGCTGGCGCCCTTCCTGGCGCCCCCGCTGGTCGGCCTGCTTTCACCGGATCTCTCCAGGCTGGCGGCCACCGGGCTGGCGCTCTACGGCGGCCTTATCCTCTCCTTCCTGGGCGGCGCGCGCTGGGGGATCGCGGTCGCCGAGGACCAGCCTCGGGCCTCAACCGTCACCCTGGCCATGATCCCGACCCTCGTGGGCCTGGCCCTGCTGCTGCTCCCGCCGGCGGCCCAGACGGCGAAGCTGGTGGGACTGGCCGCAGCCCTCTCCTTCCATCTGGTTTGGGACCTGCGCAGCCTGGGCCTGCCGTCCTGGTACGCCGCCCTGCGAACCCTGCTGACCGCCGGCGCCGTGGTGGGCCTGGTCGCCGGGGCGGTCCTGTTGCGGGGCTGA
- the flbT gene encoding flagellar biosynthesis repressor FlbT: MPLKLSLKPGEKFVLNGAVVQNGDRRGVLILQNKASVLREKDIMQQEEVTTPARRIYFPVMMMYLDETGAARYYDEFVHRLTEFMGVIRNPAVLSECVAISKHCMEREYYKALMLCRKLIEYEDQRLGTNVASSVPADRG, translated from the coding sequence GTGCCGCTGAAATTGTCGCTGAAACCCGGCGAGAAATTCGTGCTCAACGGCGCAGTCGTCCAGAACGGCGACCGCCGTGGAGTCCTGATTCTCCAGAACAAAGCCTCTGTCCTTCGAGAGAAGGACATCATGCAGCAAGAAGAAGTCACCACGCCGGCGCGCCGAATCTACTTCCCGGTGATGATGATGTACCTCGATGAGACCGGCGCCGCCCGCTACTACGACGAATTCGTTCACCGCCTCACCGAGTTCATGGGCGTGATTCGGAACCCCGCCGTGTTGTCGGAGTGCGTGGCGATCTCAAAGCACTGCATGGAACGGGAATACTACAAGGCGCTGATGCTCTGCCGAAAGCTCATAGAGTACGAAGATCAGAGGTTGGGGACGAATGTCGCTTCGAGCGTACCAGCAGACCGCGGCTAG